One genomic segment of Cellulophaga sp. HaHaR_3_176 includes these proteins:
- a CDS encoding DUF6688 family protein produces MPIIILFLAIPILLVFIDFIAFLFRKKRLYNRGINIILDIVLVLGLPLFYLIAADFGTNDCCSDSATFSPEHKLTIYTLIGINILAYFISTFKKTLVSPIVETLINSILLGGIILNIFIAIQVNEILFIFNIPIILLFILELIKNQQKITSYSLTFDYDSLSQIEQFSWQLLNSKLFVKIPILLVLCLPIMIVVSGFLMLFGQKPDSVIRAFTDTYKHGFSQLDYMCENVQCGGHFLCSVAANGHKNIVNPERLGERGGKKIMCNRQLLISNAFEELIQDKLPKTHNFIRRNYNKVGNFIHRYYEVFNLKIVSDIVYVLMKPLEWFFLITLYTFDKNPENRIAKQYLTPVDRKAIDREINS; encoded by the coding sequence ATGCCTATTATAATTTTATTTCTTGCAATACCAATACTATTAGTATTTATAGATTTTATTGCTTTTCTATTTCGTAAAAAAAGACTTTACAACCGTGGAATCAATATCATTTTAGATATCGTGTTAGTTCTGGGTTTACCACTATTTTATTTGATTGCAGCTGATTTTGGTACAAATGATTGCTGTAGTGATAGTGCTACTTTTTCGCCAGAACATAAACTAACAATATATACTTTAATCGGTATAAATATACTTGCCTACTTCATTTCAACATTTAAAAAAACCTTAGTTAGTCCCATTGTTGAAACACTGATAAACTCAATATTGCTAGGCGGAATTATACTAAATATTTTTATAGCCATTCAGGTAAATGAAATTTTATTCATTTTTAATATTCCAATTATACTATTATTTATACTAGAATTAATTAAAAATCAGCAAAAAATAACATCCTATAGTCTGACTTTTGATTATGATTCTTTATCTCAAATAGAGCAATTTTCGTGGCAATTATTGAACTCAAAGCTTTTCGTTAAAATTCCTATTTTACTTGTATTATGTTTACCGATTATGATTGTTGTATCAGGTTTTTTAATGTTGTTTGGTCAAAAACCAGATTCTGTTATTAGAGCTTTTACAGACACATACAAGCATGGTTTCTCTCAGTTAGATTATATGTGTGAGAATGTACAATGTGGTGGACATTTTTTATGCTCTGTGGCCGCAAATGGGCATAAAAACATAGTAAATCCAGAGCGTTTAGGAGAACGTGGTGGAAAGAAAATAATGTGTAACCGACAGCTTTTAATTTCAAATGCTTTTGAAGAACTGATACAAGATAAACTACCAAAAACACATAATTTCATCAGAAGAAACTATAACAAGGTTGGTAATTTTATACATCGTTACTATGAGGTTTTTAATTTAAAAATTGTTTCTGATATCGTATATGTTCTAATGAAACCTCTAGAATGGTTTTTCCTTATCACACTATACACGTTTGATAAAAATCCAGAAAATAGAATTGCTAAACAGTACCTTACTCCTGTAGATCGAAAAGCGATTGATCGTGAAATAAACTCATAA
- a CDS encoding type IX secretion system membrane protein PorP/SprF — protein MKFRKNIKILAIIMLVILPFFGEALAQQDAQYTQYMYNTLAVNPAYAGSRGALSIAALHRSQWVGIDGAPTTQTFNIHSPVSSKVGVGISIVNDEIGNGTNQDTYFDATFSYTVLTSEKDKLSLGLKAGGHFLNIDFNKLRNYNPLANTVNSGIDKKFSPNFGAGVYFHNERFYVGLSVPNILKTTHFDDSSSTATATDRMNFYLISGYVFDLSYNLKLKPAFLVKAVDGAPIQADLSATMLYNEKFSLGAAYRWDAAISALVGFQITDRLMLGLAYDKDTTALGDISFNDGSFEVFIRYEFKSRHRNALTPRFF, from the coding sequence ATGAAGTTTCGTAAAAACATAAAAATTTTAGCAATAATCATGCTTGTAATACTTCCTTTTTTTGGGGAAGCTTTAGCTCAGCAAGATGCTCAATATACGCAGTATATGTATAATACATTAGCTGTAAACCCCGCTTATGCAGGGTCTAGAGGAGCATTAAGTATTGCAGCTTTACATCGATCGCAATGGGTGGGTATTGATGGGGCGCCAACAACACAAACTTTTAATATTCATAGTCCTGTTTCTAGTAAAGTAGGGGTAGGTATATCTATTGTTAATGATGAAATCGGAAACGGAACCAATCAAGATACTTATTTTGATGCTACTTTTTCATATACAGTTTTAACTTCTGAAAAAGATAAATTATCATTAGGCTTAAAGGCTGGTGGTCACTTTTTAAATATCGATTTTAATAAACTAAGAAATTATAATCCACTAGCAAACACTGTAAATTCAGGAATTGATAAAAAGTTTTCTCCAAATTTTGGAGCAGGTGTGTATTTTCATAATGAAAGGTTTTATGTAGGTCTTTCAGTGCCTAATATTTTAAAAACCACACATTTTGATGATTCATCTTCAACAGCAACGGCAACTGATAGAATGAATTTTTATCTGATATCAGGTTATGTTTTTGATTTGAGTTATAATCTTAAATTAAAACCTGCATTTTTAGTAAAAGCAGTTGATGGGGCTCCTATACAAGCAGATCTTTCGGCAACGATGTTGTATAACGAAAAGTTTTCTTTAGGAGCGGCATACCGTTGGGATGCAGCAATAAGTGCCTTAGTAGGTTTTCAAATTACAGATCGTCTAATGCTTGGTTTAGCATACGATAAAGATACTACGGCCTTAGGCGACATAAGTTTTAACGATGGCTCTTTTGAGGTTTTTATTCGTTACGAGTTTAAATCTCGACATAGAAATGCATTAACACCAAGATTCTTTTAG
- the upp gene encoding uracil phosphoribosyltransferase produces MTVHNFETENSILNQFITELRAVEIQNDSLRFRRNIERVGEILAYELSKKLDYSSNTVTTPLGTKVIPSVTDAIVVCSILRAGLPFHQGLLNYFDTAENGFISAFRKHNGDEDDFEVIVDYFAAPSLENKILILADPMLATGKTLENVLEGLKGHGTPKQIHIVSVIGSQEGVDFVQNVFPEDTHLWIAAIDPELNAKGYIIPGLGDAGDLAYGSKL; encoded by the coding sequence ATGACGGTACATAATTTCGAAACAGAAAACTCTATTCTAAATCAATTCATTACAGAGTTAAGAGCTGTAGAAATACAAAATGATAGTCTTCGTTTTAGAAGAAATATAGAGCGTGTTGGTGAAATTTTGGCGTATGAGCTTAGTAAAAAATTAGATTACTCTTCAAATACAGTAACAACCCCTTTAGGTACAAAAGTGATACCATCAGTAACTGATGCTATTGTTGTATGTTCTATTTTACGAGCAGGATTGCCTTTTCATCAAGGCTTATTAAACTATTTTGATACAGCGGAAAACGGATTCATATCTGCTTTTAGAAAGCATAATGGTGATGAAGATGATTTTGAGGTTATTGTTGATTATTTTGCAGCTCCATCATTAGAAAATAAAATTTTAATACTAGCCGATCCTATGTTAGCAACTGGTAAAACGTTGGAAAATGTTTTAGAAGGATTAAAAGGACATGGTACACCAAAACAAATACATATCGTATCTGTAATAGGTTCGCAAGAAGGAGTAGATTTTGTGCAAAATGTATTTCCTGAAGACACACATTTATGGATAGCAGCTATAGATCCTGAATTAAATGCGAAAGGGTATATAATACCTGGTTTGGGTGATGCGGGTGATTTAGCCTACGGTTCTAAACTATAG
- a CDS encoding M23 family metallopeptidase has protein sequence MMKNNIFTLLIILTVLSCKQKTEPKILSKAEVKVIKKDTFLCTNGYDFPVGKPDSKGYYNAQKFTENEHLGEDWNAVTGGDSDLGDPIFAIANGYVSFAENIQGGWGNIIRVVHHNNENDLVESLYAHCDTIYVKEKDYVTKGQQIGTIGNNDGQYLAHLHLELRSTIGMPVGGGYSSNTEGYLNPTEYIKNNRK, from the coding sequence ATGATGAAAAATAACATTTTCACTTTATTAATTATACTTACTGTTTTAAGTTGTAAGCAAAAAACAGAACCTAAAATTTTAAGCAAAGCTGAAGTAAAAGTTATAAAAAAAGATACTTTTTTATGTACTAATGGATACGATTTTCCTGTTGGCAAGCCTGATTCGAAAGGATATTACAACGCACAAAAATTTACAGAAAATGAACATTTAGGAGAAGATTGGAATGCAGTAACTGGTGGAGATTCTGATTTAGGAGATCCTATTTTTGCTATTGCAAATGGGTATGTTTCTTTTGCTGAAAATATACAAGGTGGTTGGGGAAATATTATCAGAGTTGTGCATCATAATAATGAAAACGACCTCGTAGAATCACTTTATGCGCATTGTGACACCATCTATGTAAAAGAAAAAGATTATGTTACTAAAGGGCAACAAATCGGAACTATAGGTAATAACGATGGTCAATACTTAGCCCATTTACATTTAGAACTTAGAAGTACTATTGGTATGCCTGTTGGTGGTGGTTATTCATCTAATACAGAAGGCTACTTGAACCCAACTGAATACATAAAAAATAATAGGAAGTAA
- a CDS encoding YegJ family protein translates to MGLFDKLFGKKKNIVKREGNPDVYNMPNENERLNWAMEKARLTLHYFETCLTNPKDGQEYFSIKARIEDNGKTEHIWLRESSFDEDGNIFGIVGNEPIDVKNVSIDEKIGITKEHVSDWMIIENGKLIGGYTIRAIRDGLEGSGLVDFDKNLGGMLVDEGEDYFRPNLETPEGAILALEEAYDNDDLEAAMDCKDFYKEAEFILQKMNKIELDESIITKTAEVLKLSYIKNMQEHGMPKFAGLKRAFLRDKVSDDQYIITEICLYPDGGKSSQKMNTFKIDNQWKVLGLVD, encoded by the coding sequence ATGGGACTATTTGATAAGTTGTTCGGCAAGAAAAAAAATATCGTTAAAAGAGAAGGAAATCCTGATGTTTACAATATGCCGAATGAAAATGAAAGACTTAATTGGGCTATGGAAAAAGCTAGACTAACACTTCATTATTTTGAAACGTGCTTAACAAACCCTAAAGATGGCCAAGAGTATTTTTCTATAAAAGCTAGAATAGAAGATAATGGTAAAACAGAACATATTTGGTTGCGAGAATCTAGTTTTGATGAAGATGGTAATATATTTGGTATTGTAGGTAACGAACCTATTGATGTTAAAAATGTTTCTATTGATGAAAAAATAGGCATTACCAAAGAGCATGTATCAGATTGGATGATTATTGAAAATGGGAAGCTTATTGGCGGTTATACCATTAGAGCAATTAGAGACGGTTTAGAAGGTAGTGGTTTAGTTGATTTTGATAAAAATTTAGGCGGTATGTTGGTTGATGAAGGTGAAGACTATTTTAGGCCAAACCTTGAAACTCCTGAAGGTGCTATACTTGCTTTAGAAGAGGCTTATGATAATGATGACTTAGAGGCCGCAATGGACTGTAAAGATTTTTATAAAGAAGCTGAATTTATACTTCAGAAAATGAATAAAATAGAATTAGATGAGTCTATTATTACAAAAACGGCTGAAGTTTTAAAACTATCATACATTAAAAACATGCAAGAGCATGGTATGCCAAAATTCGCTGGCCTTAAAAGAGCTTTTTTGAGAGATAAAGTTTCTGATGATCAGTACATTATTACAGAAATTTGCCTATACCCTGATGGTGGAAAATCTTCACAAAAAATGAATACTTTTAAAATTGATAACCAATGGAAGGTTTTGGGTCTTGTTGATTAA
- a CDS encoding OmpA family protein: MKKISYILVICFLSTLNFVNAQKSKLKDANDNFNNHAYALAIESYEELVAKGNETEEVYKNLGDANYNNGTYIEAAKWYKKLLDLKSDATGYEYLFRYAQSLKSIGDYKSSDTYMRKFQKAKKEDLRALKFSENENYLEIIRAKNLKFEIKKLNINSVNSDFAPSMYEKSLVFASARDSGTFINSVHEWNNKPFLNLYKVDIQEDSLGQENGFGDAEKFSKELNSRTHESSTIFTKDGKTVYFTRNNTKNGNFKEDETGLSRLKIYKATLVDDVWANEEELPFNSDDYSTAHPSLNADETKLYFASDMQPSKGASDIFVVDISEDGTFGTPENLGEAINTEARETFPFMATDGILYFASDGHPGLGGLDMYSVAIDAAGEVENLGEPINSKFDDFSMVLNDEKQTGFFASNREGGMGDDDIYGFTFEKLAPEEPEITASQIKGTVIDKILGTSIPLAKVTIYDYANNKLTETMADADGKFATEIAFPFKKYRFVAEVENYNDATVYLITPGGEVDSTIDDLNFIISMERGDESAVIGADLVQILKMKPIYFNLNSSYLSKQSYPELDKVVAYMKTNTSATVEVGSHSDSRESDRYNLWLSDRRAKSTVKYIVSMGISENRITGKGYGETQLVNKCGNNVKCSDDEHSLNRRSEFIMRKN, from the coding sequence ATGAAAAAAATAAGCTACATACTTGTTATTTGTTTTTTGAGCACGCTGAATTTTGTAAATGCTCAAAAATCGAAACTGAAAGACGCCAATGATAATTTCAATAACCATGCATACGCATTAGCAATTGAAAGTTATGAAGAATTGGTTGCAAAAGGGAACGAAACTGAAGAGGTTTATAAAAATTTAGGAGATGCCAATTATAATAATGGGACTTATATAGAAGCTGCTAAATGGTATAAAAAATTACTAGATTTAAAATCAGATGCTACAGGATACGAGTACTTATTTAGGTATGCACAGTCTTTAAAATCTATTGGAGATTATAAAAGTTCTGATACCTACATGCGTAAATTTCAAAAAGCAAAAAAGGAAGATTTAAGAGCTTTAAAGTTTTCGGAAAATGAAAATTATTTAGAAATCATAAGGGCTAAAAATTTAAAATTTGAAATTAAAAAATTGAATATCAATTCAGTTAATTCAGATTTTGCGCCTTCGATGTATGAAAAAAGCTTAGTTTTTGCTAGTGCACGAGATAGTGGTACGTTTATCAATTCGGTTCATGAATGGAATAACAAACCATTTTTAAATTTGTATAAAGTAGATATACAAGAAGATTCTTTAGGACAAGAAAATGGTTTTGGTGATGCAGAAAAATTCTCGAAAGAATTAAACTCAAGAACACATGAATCGTCAACAATCTTCACAAAAGATGGTAAAACAGTCTATTTTACGCGAAATAATACCAAAAATGGCAATTTTAAAGAAGATGAAACGGGATTAAGTCGTCTTAAAATATATAAGGCCACATTAGTTGATGATGTTTGGGCGAATGAAGAAGAACTTCCTTTTAATAGCGATGATTACTCTACAGCACACCCAAGTTTAAATGCAGATGAAACAAAATTATACTTTGCTTCAGATATGCAACCAAGTAAAGGGGCTTCAGATATTTTTGTGGTTGATATAAGTGAAGATGGAACTTTTGGGACTCCTGAAAATTTAGGAGAAGCAATAAATACAGAAGCAAGAGAAACATTTCCGTTTATGGCTACAGATGGTATATTGTACTTTGCATCTGATGGACACCCTGGTTTGGGAGGTTTAGATATGTATAGTGTCGCTATTGATGCTGCTGGTGAAGTTGAAAATTTAGGAGAACCTATAAATAGTAAATTCGACGATTTTTCTATGGTATTGAATGATGAAAAGCAAACGGGCTTTTTTGCTTCAAATAGAGAAGGAGGTATGGGTGATGATGATATTTACGGCTTTACATTCGAAAAACTAGCACCTGAAGAACCTGAAATTACAGCTTCTCAAATTAAAGGTACTGTAATCGATAAAATTTTAGGTACGAGTATTCCGCTTGCTAAAGTTACTATTTACGATTATGCGAATAATAAGCTAACAGAGACTATGGCAGATGCAGATGGTAAATTTGCAACTGAAATTGCATTCCCATTTAAAAAATATCGATTTGTAGCTGAGGTTGAAAACTATAATGATGCTACGGTATATTTAATAACACCAGGCGGAGAAGTAGATAGTACGATTGATGATCTTAATTTTATCATCAGTATGGAAAGGGGAGACGAGTCAGCAGTAATTGGAGCTGATTTAGTACAAATCTTAAAAATGAAGCCTATTTATTTTAACTTAAACAGTTCGTATTTAAGTAAACAATCATATCCTGAGTTAGATAAAGTTGTGGCTTATATGAAAACTAACACATCAGCAACTGTTGAGGTAGGTTCACATTCAGATAGTAGAGAGAGTGATCGTTACAACTTATGGTTGTCGGATAGAAGAGCAAAATCTACTGTAAAATACATTGTTTCAATGGGTATTTCTGAAAACAGAATAACAGGTAAAGGTTATGGTGAAACGCAATTGGTTAACAAATGTGGTAACAATGTAAAATGTTCAGATGACGAACATTCACTAAACCGTAGATCTGAATTTATCATGCGTAAAAATTAA
- a CDS encoding AAA family ATPase — MKILKIELQNINSLKSDTPIVIDFESNQFKDVGLYAITGSTGAGKTTILDAITIALYHSVPRFNNTKGTLLNVISHGAPDAFSRVTFENNNVIYEAFWGIRIADKNGKEYKNAKEEVSLKNLTTDVTLANQKRELITKIIDVTQLDYNQFLRSVMLAQGEFASFLIAKGPDKGKLLEQITGEEIYKKIGQGILERKAKEENTLKEIQSKINSDDILTEEAKIELTEKDKILDAEILKIEKEIKTTQTIVEWYGKFQKINDESEKLELESKDINLFIEKHKEELERLDLNEKAAPFKELLQNLNRTEQESADKSKQLQLLEEELKTLKPEIEKLSIQTQKETELLNAADKEFTAWLPKFDVINNLDGNLKNEIENKQKITLELHNLDKQIQVSHQEQIQFNKDLKNTEAKIKIDEDFISEHKFLKDVDLQISNWASELAALKAKKERLKEVLDFVSLKTEEVEKTEARLKEGNKLLKAKTVEIEQTEKELDEVTLKLSKNNLTDVLAAKGRLSVTETNWKQFKTLSEQIFKIEKEQTDLLAKQKTLSTSLQLGNKQIEAIKQQIEAQEKAVADADRILNLEKSISKYEADRQNLTDGTPCGLCGSLEHPFTKNLVSISVSKSELELQKRKEKLQNLIVSQNELDKKEVALLTTIEGLKQRNGLINDEIKALKEAAKQLNIDCELSNTAQIEIEVKKVTQNILLLDEKLKVAQQLQEVKNTLTDTFKAQSEVLNKIKTLEATLVEKNKNSSKDITEKQKLIIILQETYNNLETALKTKLSEFNYQLPSIQDSNEFIEKLKGLITNFNTTEKNLNLLKSGVTVVNTKLENNREKLETQLAAKKDYTQTIKASTPIIEQLKTEREAILPIAISVERKRELLQTERIALAKKSELSKLKRQEFLDLQNKKEALKIENKKELFVLKDKYKKLNTTFENQLYKSEFDKREAVQKAILPDEDVVRFTKNKEAIKEKQLRLKAYRESNEKTKEDLLKSKTFEVTESVGKLTLENLNLKNKTLLSEKGEIIQTFKKDQEIRDRNKEIYTKIEAQEATCSIWRELFKIIGNSKDAFNTYVQRLTLKQLLDLANVHLYQLNKRYSLKIEKEYKPKEELNFNLIDHYQTDQVRLVDTSSGGEKFIISLALALGLSDLASKNVKIDSLFIDEGFGTLDKNTLETVISTLETLQSQGKMIGIISHVENLKERISTQIQIIKKNNGVSVVEIS; from the coding sequence ATGAAAATTTTGAAAATAGAATTACAGAACATAAATTCATTAAAATCGGATACACCTATTGTTATCGATTTTGAAAGTAATCAATTTAAAGATGTTGGTTTATATGCCATTACAGGTTCTACTGGTGCAGGAAAAACAACAATTTTAGATGCAATAACAATTGCTTTATACCATAGTGTACCTCGTTTTAATAATACAAAGGGAACATTACTTAATGTAATTAGCCATGGTGCTCCTGATGCTTTTAGTAGAGTAACTTTTGAGAATAACAATGTAATTTACGAAGCTTTTTGGGGTATTCGCATAGCTGATAAAAATGGTAAAGAATATAAAAATGCTAAAGAAGAGGTTAGTTTAAAAAACTTAACTACTGATGTTACTTTAGCAAATCAAAAAAGAGAATTGATTACCAAAATAATTGATGTTACGCAATTAGATTATAATCAGTTTTTAAGATCTGTTATGCTGGCGCAAGGAGAATTTGCTTCGTTTTTAATTGCTAAAGGTCCTGATAAAGGTAAATTGTTAGAGCAAATTACTGGCGAAGAGATTTATAAAAAAATTGGTCAAGGTATTTTAGAGCGAAAAGCTAAAGAAGAAAATACACTTAAAGAAATTCAATCTAAAATTAATTCTGATGATATTTTAACTGAAGAAGCTAAAATTGAATTAACGGAGAAAGATAAAATACTTGATGCCGAGATTTTAAAGATTGAAAAAGAGATTAAAACCACTCAAACTATTGTAGAATGGTATGGTAAATTTCAGAAAATAAATGATGAGTCGGAAAAATTAGAACTAGAATCTAAAGATATAAACCTGTTCATTGAAAAACATAAAGAAGAACTAGAACGATTAGATTTAAATGAAAAAGCAGCACCTTTTAAAGAACTTCTTCAGAATTTAAACAGAACAGAACAAGAGTCTGCTGATAAATCTAAACAGCTACAGTTATTAGAAGAAGAACTTAAAACCTTAAAACCAGAGATTGAAAAATTAAGTATACAAACTCAGAAAGAAACGGAGTTGTTAAATGCCGCAGACAAAGAGTTTACAGCTTGGCTACCAAAGTTTGATGTTATTAATAACCTAGATGGCAACCTTAAAAATGAAATTGAAAATAAACAAAAAATAACCTTAGAGCTACATAATTTAGACAAACAAATTCAAGTTTCGCATCAAGAACAGATACAATTCAATAAAGATTTAAAAAATACTGAGGCTAAGATAAAAATAGATGAAGATTTTATTTCTGAACATAAATTTTTGAAAGATGTTGATTTACAAATCTCTAATTGGGCGAGTGAATTAGCTGCTTTAAAAGCTAAAAAAGAACGTTTAAAAGAAGTTCTAGATTTTGTTTCGTTAAAAACAGAAGAAGTCGAAAAAACAGAAGCTCGTTTAAAAGAAGGAAATAAATTACTGAAAGCCAAAACTGTTGAAATTGAACAAACAGAAAAAGAACTTGACGAGGTTACTTTAAAATTATCTAAAAATAATTTAACGGATGTATTAGCTGCTAAAGGTAGATTATCGGTTACAGAAACTAATTGGAAACAATTTAAAACGCTTTCTGAACAAATATTTAAAATTGAAAAGGAACAAACTGATTTATTAGCGAAGCAAAAAACACTTTCAACATCATTACAACTTGGTAACAAGCAAATTGAAGCGATAAAGCAACAAATTGAAGCTCAAGAAAAAGCAGTTGCAGATGCCGATAGAATTTTAAACTTAGAGAAAAGTATTTCTAAATATGAAGCTGATCGTCAAAATTTAACTGATGGAACACCTTGTGGTTTGTGCGGTTCACTAGAGCATCCGTTTACCAAAAATTTAGTTTCTATTAGTGTTTCTAAATCGGAATTAGAACTTCAAAAACGAAAAGAAAAACTTCAAAATTTAATTGTATCACAAAATGAATTAGATAAAAAAGAAGTCGCACTGCTTACAACTATTGAAGGTTTGAAGCAACGCAATGGTTTAATTAATGATGAAATAAAGGCGTTAAAAGAAGCGGCTAAACAATTAAATATTGATTGCGAATTATCAAATACAGCTCAGATTGAAATTGAGGTTAAAAAAGTAACACAGAATATTTTATTGTTAGATGAAAAATTAAAAGTAGCGCAACAATTACAAGAGGTTAAAAATACATTAACTGATACTTTTAAAGCACAAAGTGAGGTGCTTAATAAAATTAAAACATTGGAAGCTACGCTTGTTGAAAAGAATAAAAATAGCAGTAAAGACATTACTGAAAAACAAAAGCTTATTATTATTTTACAGGAAACCTATAACAATTTAGAAACAGCGTTAAAAACAAAACTATCTGAGTTTAATTATCAATTACCATCAATACAAGACAGTAATGAGTTTATTGAAAAACTCAAAGGTTTAATTACCAATTTTAATACAACAGAAAAGAATTTAAACTTATTAAAATCGGGAGTAACAGTTGTAAATACTAAGTTAGAAAACAATAGAGAAAAACTAGAAACACAGCTTGCTGCAAAAAAAGATTACACACAAACTATAAAGGCAAGCACGCCTATAATAGAACAATTAAAAACAGAACGCGAAGCTATTTTACCTATTGCTATTTCTGTAGAGCGTAAGCGAGAGCTTTTGCAAACCGAGCGAATAGCTTTAGCTAAGAAATCGGAACTAAGTAAACTTAAACGCCAGGAGTTTTTAGATTTACAAAACAAAAAAGAAGCTTTAAAAATTGAAAATAAAAAGGAACTATTTGTTTTAAAAGACAAGTATAAAAAGTTAAACACAACCTTTGAAAATCAATTATATAAAAGTGAATTTGATAAAAGAGAAGCTGTTCAAAAAGCAATATTGCCAGATGAAGATGTGGTTAGATTCACAAAAAATAAAGAAGCAATAAAAGAAAAACAACTCCGTTTAAAAGCTTACCGAGAATCGAACGAAAAAACTAAAGAGGATTTACTAAAATCTAAAACCTTTGAAGTTACGGAGTCGGTTGGAAAATTAACCTTAGAAAATTTAAATTTAAAAAATAAAACATTGTTATCGGAAAAAGGTGAAATCATACAAACCTTTAAAAAAGATCAAGAAATTAGAGATCGGAATAAAGAAATTTATACAAAAATTGAGGCACAAGAAGCAACTTGCAGTATTTGGAGAGAACTTTTTAAAATTATAGGAAACTCAAAAGATGCCTTTAATACATACGTACAACGTTTAACTTTAAAACAATTATTAGACCTTGCTAATGTGCATTTATACCAATTAAACAAGCGTTACTCACTTAAAATTGAAAAAGAGTATAAACCAAAAGAAGAACTTAATTTTAATTTAATTGACCATTACCAAACTGATCAAGTACGGCTAGTAGATACCTCAAGCGGTGGTGAAAAATTTATTATCAGTTTAGCTTTAGCTTTAGGATTGTCTGATTTAGCGAGTAAAAATGTAAAAATTGATTCTTTATTTATTGATGAAGGCTTTGGTACTTTAGATAAGAACACCTTAGAAACTGTTATTTCAACTTTAGAAACTTTACAATCTCAAGGTAAAATGATTGGTATTATATCTCACGTAGAAAATTTAAAAGAACGAATTTCTACTCAAATTCAAATTATTAAAAAAAATAATGGCGTAAGTGTTGTTGAAATATCATAA